A region of Lycium barbarum isolate Lr01 chromosome 1, ASM1917538v2, whole genome shotgun sequence DNA encodes the following proteins:
- the LOC132632089 gene encoding 3-ketoacyl-CoA synthase 1 has protein sequence MANESIEMEKERLTAEMDFKDSSSVVIKIRRKLPDFLQSVKLKYVKLGYGYSCNPVTLLLLATILPVVTLTLFQFTGLKFDRFYDIWTSDPTLFVDTSTGLTGLIVLFFLLGLYYVKKPRQVYLVDFACYKAEDERKMSIDSFLKMTEGNGAFEDETIEFQKRIAQRSGLGDETYFPRGITSTPPNLSMKEARAEAEAVMFGALDSLFKKTKVKLEEIGILIVNCSLFNPTPSLSSMIVNHYKLKTDIKSYNLGGMGCSAGLISIDLAKHLLKANPNSYAVVVSMENITLNWYFGNDRSMLLCNCIFRMGGAAMLLSNKSKDRTRSKYQLVHTVRTHKGADDNSYNCVYQREDDKGIIGVSLARELMAVAGDALKTNITTLGPLVLPLTEQFRFFVTLVKRKVLKAKVKPYIPDFKLAFEHFCIHAGGRAVLDELQNNLNLSDWHMEPSRMTLHRFGNTSSSSLWYELAYTESKGRVNEGDRVWQIAFGSGFKCNSAVWKSLRAIDSNEVNANGNPWADCIQRYPVKVAHAKS, from the exons ATGGCAAATGAAAGTATAGAAATGGAAAAAGAGAGGCTAACAGCTGAGATGGATTTCAAAGATTCATCCTCAGTTGTTATAAAAATCAGGCGAAAATTGCCGGATTTTTTACAATCTGTAAAGCTCAAATATGTTAAACTTGGCTATGGTTATTCATGTAACCCTGTCACTCTTCTTCTTCTGGCTACAATTTTGCCTGTGGTTACCCTCACTCTTTTTCAGTTCACCGGTTTAAAGTTTGACCGGTTTTATGATATATGGACAAGTGATCCAACTTTATTCGTTGACACTTCAACCGGTCTTACTGGTTTAATAGTGCTGTTTTTCTTGTTAGGGCTTTACTATGTCAAGAAACCTAGACAGGTTTACTTGGTCGATTTTGCTTGTTACAAAGCCGAAGATGAACGAAAAATGTCCATTGATTCGTTCTTGAAGATGACGGAAGGAAATGGTGCGTTTGAAGACGAGACTATTGAATTTCAGAAAAGAATAGCTCAACGTTCTGGCTTAGGTGACGAGACCTATTTTCCTAGAGGGATCACATCCACCCCACCAAACCTGAGCATGAAAGAGGCACGTGCGGAGGCCGAGGCGGTCATGTTTGGTGCATTAGATTCActtttcaagaaaaccaaagtCAAGCTAGAGGAAATTGGAATTCTCATTGTGAATTGTAGCTTGTTTAATCCAACCCCATCTCTCTCTTCAATGATTGTCAACCACTACAAGCTCAAAACTGACATCAAGAGTTATAATTTGGGTGGTATGGGCTGTAGTGCTGGCCTAATTTCAATTGACTTAGCCAAGCATCTATTAAAAGCAAACCCGAATTCATATGCAGTGGTAGTTAGCATGGAGAACATCACATTAAATTGGTACTTTGGAAATGATAGGTCAATGTTGCTATGCAATTGCATATTCCGTATGGGAGGAGCAGCCATGCTGTTGTCTAACAAGTCGAAAGACCGAACCCGGTCCAAGTACCAGCTCGTCCACACGGTTAGAACCCATAAAGGAGCAGATGACAATAGCTACAATTGTGTGTACCAAAGAGAAGATGACAAGGGAATTATAGGGGTGTCACTCGCTCGTGAACTTATGGCTGTAGCCGGGGATGCTCTAAAAACGAACATCACCACGCTAGGACCATTGGTGTTACCGCTTACGGAACAATTCAG GTTCTTCGTGACACTGGTCAAGAGGAAAGTGTTGAAAGCCAAGGTGAAACCCTACATACCCGATTTCAAGCTGGCGTTCGAGCATTTCTGTATACACGCCGGAGGGAGGGCAGTGTTAGATGAACTGCAAAACAACTTAAACCTAAGTGACTGGCACATGGAGCCGTCAAGAATGACACTGCACAGGTTCGGGAACACTTCGAGCAGCTCGTTATGGTACGAATTAGCCTACACAGAATCAAAAGGAAGGGTGAACGAAGGAGATAGAGTCTGGCAAATAGCATTTGGTTCAGGTTTCAAATGTAACAGTGCAGTGTGGAAATCACTAAGGGCTATTGATAGTAATGAAGTGAATGCAAATGGGAACCCTTGGGCTGATTGCATTCAACGTTACCCTGTGAAAGTTGCCCATGCCAAGTCATAG